In the genome of Euwallacea fornicatus isolate EFF26 chromosome 21, ASM4011564v1, whole genome shotgun sequence, the window CGTACAACACAGAATCTGAAAACCACGACATTATATATCGAATTCACACAAATAAGCTAATACTTATATCAATTGCCAAAGGCCATGATATCATCCGTCAAAACAAAAGCATAGAGAAAGTGGACTTTAGTGTTAATGGAAAGGACATGTCTGATATCAGTATATCAGGCAAGAAGAAGGCTGGTGCAAAGAAACTTGCCAAAAACTCAGTGTTATGTTACATTAAGTGCAAAGATGATGACAAAAAATACCCTGTGAATACATGTATTTCTGCCTCATTAATTGAAGTGAACCatctaataaataacaatCCCCAGCTGCTGGTAACAGATTATAAAGAATTGGGATATATTGCAGTTTTAAACCCTGAAAGGTTCAGATCAAGTGCAAATTTCATTGATAAATTGAtttctaatttgaaattgcTGTCTGAAGATGAATATGGGAGTTATTTGAAATCCAAAGCTGCTTGATAATTCATAAGGTAAaggtttattatatttttctatgcTGGCACAGGGGTAAGGAATAATCAAATAGAGATATCATTGATTGAATTgttatttcattaacaaacaATTATCATagtaaattaacatatttagCCActgaaactttaatattttataaagtaAAGTTGTGTCTTCAATCAAGGTGAACACTCTGTAATTGTACATTAAAATACAATACCAACAACTATGAATTAAACTAAgtcatttaacaaaaaaaattctacaacTATACATACTACCAGCTGTATAGCTTTCTAATCATTCTAGGGTTTAATACACTTTAATGTAAAGTACCATAAAATATCTAATTGCCATAAATGATCTTTGTGACTATCcctaaaattacaaaaatatccaTATAATTTGAGCTCTAAATGCACTTCAACTAACACcacataaaatacttaaaatgtGACATAACAGTTATATTATATCACAATAATTGTTCACTGCACTTTGAATCAACTAAATAAACCTTAAAACAAGATTATTAACGCGACAACTAAAATTGTCTAAAACCTCATAATGCACCTAGTCTGCAGAAGTTTAATACACATAACAATCTTATCAGATAATACTTAATAATTGTACTTATTTCAAATCAAATCATCCCCTACCTTAACAAAGTTATGGGCTAATAATTCCTCGGCAGATGCACGCTCTTTGGGATTATGTTTAAAACACAAGTCTAGGAAATCAAGTCCTTCATCTATCATGTCCTCTGGAGGATCTGGACTCTGCCCCATGCCCACTTTGAACATGATTTGATAGTTTGAATCATATTGAGCCCACGGGCGCTACAAAAAGCTTTGTTATTAAGTGAATGAAGTGAAGTTATTGGTATTTACACTGACCTTTGCGGAGGCCATTTCGATCACCACACACCCGACCGACCAAATATCAGCCGCTCGACCATGTCCTTCGTTCATATTTTTGGTGAATACTTCTGGGGCCATATATGCTGTAATAAATAGATATATAAAgtcgaaataaattaattcttcatTTATCGGGTCTAGGTCTAAAATTTTACTACAACTCTTTAACTGTTTAGAAAGATTACCAACCCTGAGTTCCAACAAAACCTTGCAATTCTCCGGGCATTGTTGagttacttttaattttagcgGCGCATCCAAAATCACCTATTTTCAGGCAATTTCCTTCAAGGGTAAGGAAAATATTGGCCGGCTTAATATCTCTATGGACTATGCCGTGCTCGTGCAAACAAGCTACGCCACTCAAAAGCTGATATGTATATTTCCGTACTAGCAGCTCGGGCATACCATTTTCCGTGGCGATAATAAGGTTTTCTAAAGTTCCTTCGGCGCAGAATTCCATGAATAATAGCATCTTATCCTACCAAAAGGttgattttgaaacaaaaatttgagaaTGATATGGAATCTTACAGTATAAACCTCAACGCCATagtattttaccaaatttttatGAGTAATGCCttccaatattttcatttcgtcTGATACCCGTTTTATAGTAACCGCGTCGTTGTGTTGAAGGGGTATTTCCTTTACGGCCATCATTTCCCCTGTTTTGTTATTAACTGCTGTGTAAACCTTGCCGAAACGACCTTGgcctaaaataataaatcgaaATCGAATTAAGGTATTAGTAGaaggaagaaaaaatatatattggaAACTGTACTACGCATTATTGGGAATTTGCTAAAATATTctcttatatatttttttattaccaatTTTAATTCCCCTTTGCCACGAAAACGTAACATTGCGCCTTCTAACATGGCTCTTTTTCTCCGTattaaattgaagaattttgcCAATAAGATGGTCTCTGTGCAGTTGCTCGTCAACTTTATTTTCCAGGGTTTCTATAGCCTCTTGCACCCGTTCTCCATACGTCCTAGGCGGCAGTTTGATCCTCACCATGctagaatttttttcgtcTTTCTTCAATCTAAAAATGATGGGAATGAATTAATGACTTGTGAAAACTAAACAgggaataaattatttacgtaGGGCTTGAAGTAAAACTATTGTTTATGTTGTCTAAAGAGTCGCTACTAGGTGACTGTTGTTCCACACTAGTTTTCCTGCTGGGACCAGATCTTTGGCTTTTATACGTGGGTCTCGGACTGGGAGATGAACCCCTGGATTTCGATCTTATATGTTCCAAAGACATTCT includes:
- the LOC136346039 gene encoding protein Abitram codes for the protein MEAPKSVISAEIEKLSVPILESISSEEIQNFRPYHQRYFTNWYCTTYNTESENHDIIYRIHTNKLILISIAKGHDIIRQNKSIEKVDFSVNGKDMSDISISGKKKAGAKKLAKNSVLCYIKCKDDDKKYPVNTCISASLIEVNHLINNNPQLLVTDYKELGYIAVLNPERFRSSANFIDKLISNLKLLSEDEYGSYLKSKAA